AAGAAAAAGGTTTGTCAAAAGATGTTTTTAACATTGACTCAACTCTGACGGGATTGTTTCCGCCTATGGCAAGCCCGGCGATTTTTATTATTTTTTCACCCCGTTTAGAGATAGGTCGCCGATATATTTGCGGCGACCGTGAATTAACCTCTATGTCCGTAGAACAACTTTTATTTTTCTTCATTTCAAATATAAAGATATCGGGCCATTTTACTTTTAATCTCTAACGGGGCACGTTTTGTTTTTGTGTCTTTTCAGCTTTGGGGAATATTTTGGAATAGTCTCGTGTGAGGTCGTTATAGGTTGCGAATAACATTACCCCAAGAAGCAGTGCCAGTCCTATGTTTTGCGCAATCATTTGTGTTTTTTCGCTTAAGGGCTTTTTTCTGATGATTTCTATTATAAAGAAGAATATAACACCGCCATCTAATATGGGGATTGGTAATAAGTTGAGGATTCCCAAGACAATACTTAACATTCCCGCGAAATTTAATACCTGCATAAAACCTGCTTCGGATAATCTTGCTGTTATTCTTGCGATAAGAATAGGTCCGCCTAATGCTTCTTTTGCCGGGACTTTCCCTCTTATAAGTTCAACAAGCCCACTTATTATCATATAGGAGGTTTTTCCAACTGTCTCTGCTGATTTATAAACAGCAGTAAACGGATTGGCTTTTTCAGTAATGATATTGGGGTAAATTCCGATTTGCCCTATTTTTTGTCCGTTGCTTAAAATTTCTTCTTTGGGCGTTACATAAAACGATAAGATTTTGCTTTCTCTGTCCAGTGTAATAAAAATTTCTTTGCCGGGATTTTCTTTTATGATACCGGACATTTGCTGCCAACTATCTATCGGCTGGTTATCAATGGCTATAATCAAGTCACTCTCTTTTATACCGACCCTTTCGGCAGGATTACCTTCAATCAACCCGCCGACTTTTGCTTGCGGATTAACAGATGCAGTTCCAATCGTCATTATTACTATATAAAAAATAACAAACGCCAAAGCAAAAGACATTATCGGACCGGCGGCGACTATGGCTATTCTTTGAAGAGGACTTTTAGAATAAAATTCGCCTTCTTTGCCTTTGCTTTCATTCAAACTCTCGCCTGCCATTTTTACATATCCGCCAAAAGGCACGGCTGAAATTGCATACTCGGTTTCACCTTTTTTAAACTTAAACAAAGCAGGTCCAAACCCAAGTGAAAATTTTTCTACTATTACCTTGAGTTTTTTCGCTATAAAAAAATGACCCAATTCGTGGAAAAAGATTAGTATGCCAAATACAAATAATACGCTAATGGTTTTTATTGCATATGATATAAAGATTTCCATTGTTCAAAATCTCCCTTTTTATAAATGTAAAGTGTAAAAATTAAATATCACCCCGAGAAATTCGGAGAATTTCCGGGGCTAAAGTCCTCGGAATCTTTTCAATATTCCAGAGGGAATATTAAAATTACCTGTCATTGCGAGCGAACATAGTGAGCGTGGCAATCTAAAAATAGAATAAGGAGATTGCTTCGTCGCTACGCTTCTCGCAATGACAAGAATTATTTGATTTTTTTATAGTATTATTTTCTCCAAAAACTTCGCCCAAAGTATAGCACATTTTTTCAGGTTCTTTAAAGATACCGATTCATTTGCCTGATGCGCGGTAGAAATATCTTCCGGTGAATGAGAGAAAGATGGGATGCCGGCAAAGTAAAGGAGCTTGCCCACGGAATTTCCGCCGATAGTGACAAATTTCATTTTTTCTCCTACCTCTTCAGAAGCTTCAAGGAATGTCTTAAGGAAAGGATTTTTATTGATATCCAAAAGATGCGGGGATGTATCCTGAAGTATTTCTTTTAAAATTATTTTTCCGCCACTACTACTATGGCGGACAAGTCCCCCGCCAGGAAAGCTCGGCGGGCAGGCGTCTTTACTTTTCTTATTAAAGGAATCCATAAAGGATTCTATCTTTCTCATTATTTCTTCTTTCTTTATTCCTAAAGGATAACGAATGTCTATCGTTGCTTCACAATATGAGGGGACTATATTGGGAGCGTCTCCTCCTTTGATTTCTCCTATATTAATAGTAAGAGGTGAAAAATGCGGGTCTATTTTTTTGTTTATCTTTAGTTTAGTTACGTCAGACAAAAACTTGATAATATTTGTTATTGCGTTTATGCCTTTTTTAGGATTACTGCCGTGAGCGCTCTTTCCCAAACTTGCGAACTTCAGCCATAGCATTCCTTTTTCCCCGATTACTGCCTCGCCCCCACCACTATTACAACGGCGGGCAGGCATTTTTCCGCCGTCAGGTATCAAACAAAAATCACAATTTAATTTTTTCTTCCTTAATAGTAATGTAATGCCTTTTTCAGAACCCCTTTCTTCGTCAGCAACCGCGCCAAGAATTATTTTTCCTTTTAAC
The bacterium DNA segment above includes these coding regions:
- the rseP gene encoding RIP metalloprotease RseP, whose amino-acid sequence is MEIFISYAIKTISVLFVFGILIFFHELGHFFIAKKLKVIVEKFSLGFGPALFKFKKGETEYAISAVPFGGYVKMAGESLNESKGKEGEFYSKSPLQRIAIVAAGPIMSFALAFVIFYIVIMTIGTASVNPQAKVGGLIEGNPAERVGIKESDLIIAIDNQPIDSWQQMSGIIKENPGKEIFITLDRESKILSFYVTPKEEILSNGQKIGQIGIYPNIITEKANPFTAVYKSAETVGKTSYMIISGLVELIRGKVPAKEALGGPILIARITARLSEAGFMQVLNFAGMLSIVLGILNLLPIPILDGGVIFFFIIEIIRKKPLSEKTQMIAQNIGLALLLGVMLFATYNDLTRDYSKIFPKAEKTQKQNVPR
- a CDS encoding ArgE/DapE family deacylase; translated protein: MIKQRSSKYKSSYSIDEKGMLDLACSLISKKTINPPGNEYLVKDIVVKSMKELGMKVKIVGDKKRPNILGEIGKGHPQIAILCHMDVVPPGGGWKTDPFKPEIKKGRLYGRGACDNKGPYAASWAAIKAVLKKGKLKGKIILGAVADEERGSEKGITLLLRKKKLNCDFCLIPDGGKMPARRCNSGGGEAVIGEKGMLWLKFASLGKSAHGSNPKKGINAITNIIKFLSDVTKLKINKKIDPHFSPLTINIGEIKGGDAPNIVPSYCEATIDIRYPLGIKKEEIMRKIESFMDSFNKKSKDACPPSFPGGGLVRHSSSGGKIILKEILQDTSPHLLDINKNPFLKTFLEASEEVGEKMKFVTIGGNSVGKLLYFAGIPSFSHSPEDISTAHQANESVSLKNLKKCAILWAKFLEKIIL